Sequence from the Castanea sativa cultivar Marrone di Chiusa Pesio chromosome 12, ASM4071231v1 genome:
acagtCATGTATTGCGACTCTTAGGTAGTCACAAGTCATGTAAACAAGGACtacgagtgcaagggtgaaCGGATGAAGAAGTACCTAGAGCAAGTGAAGAATCGAGTGAACAACCTCCAAGCGAAGTTTGTCCAAATCCCGAGGGAAGAGAACGAGCAAGCCGAGCATCTTGCTAAGGTTGCATCAGCAGAACACATACCCATCCCTCGTCAGGTATTGTCCTTTGTTCAAAATTCACCATTAATAGACAGTGTCAGTGTGCAGGAGATAGGTACTGAAAGCAACTGGACTACACCGATAACCTCCTACCTAAAAGACAGTATGCTACCGGACGACAAGGAGGCCGCTAGGAAGTTAAAGGTTTAGGCAGCGCAATTCGTGTTAATGAAAGGCGTCTTGTACAAAAGGGGCTTCTCTCGTCCGTACCTAAGGTGTCTTAGCTTGGAGGAAGCagactatgtcatgagagaagtccacAAAGGAATCTGCAGAAATCATTCAGGACCATGATCTTTAGTGCATAAACTGATTCGGGTGGGATACTATTAGCCTACCATGCAGAAGGATGTAGATGCATATGCaaagcttgcgacaagtgttaGAGGTTTGGCAACCTCATCAAACAACCAATAGAGGAGCTCACCctaatgatggccccatggccgttcACTCAATAGGGATTGGATATCATAGGACCGTTCCTACCAGCAGTTAGGCAGTTGAAATTCCTAGTAGTCGGTATaaactacttcaccaaatgggtggaagctgaCGCCCTGGCTACCATCACAGAGAAGACTGTACGAAATTTTGTATGGAGGAACATCATCTGCAGGTATGGTATACCTAGGGTTTTGGTCTTAGACAACGGGAAGCAGTTCGACAACGATTCATTCAAGGATTTTTGCTCATAgttgggaatcaagaatcactactcatcACCCGCCCACCCTCAAGCCAACGGACAAGTCGAGGTTATgaaccgatccttgctcaaaatcatcaagactcagctCAAAGGGGCAAAGGGAATATGGCTGGAAGAATTGCCCAGCGTTTTATGGGCTTACAGGACAACGGCAAGGACAACTACGGGAGAGACTCCATTCCGACTAGCATACGAAAGCGAGGCAGTCATCTTGGTCGAGGTTGGACTCACAAGATACAGAGTTGAAAACTATGACGAAAGTAGGAATGATGAAGCTATGTGCTTTCGGCTTGATTTAGTGAATGAGGTCAGAGCGGCGGCTGAGCAAAGGCTAGCGCGGTAccaggacctcatggccaagcactacaactccaaaGTCAGACATAGGGACTTCCAAGTTAGAGATCTTGTCTTAAGGAAGGTGGCAGGCACCATAAGAAATCCTGCCCAGGGAAAGCTcggaccaaattgggaaggaccttatgGGATCGCGTCATGGCAAATGAGAGGCACCTACCACCTAGAGACGCTAGATGGACAAAAGTTGCATCACCCATGGAACACAGAGCACTTAAAGAAATATTACCAATAGACGACGGCATGAACAACAACACTCCTCATTTCTAGtttatttccttttaattaatttttactatCTGCAGTACTTTTTAAGCCCCAAGggtagttttttattctttgagaacaatttctacATACGTATTTAtcacaataagaggagttattcaaATATGTCATGTGTATGTCTACAGAAATATTTATTAAGCCCACAAATGGGCAGGTTCATCCTAGGGGATGACTTAcatttattaagtccacaagtgggcgggctcatcccaagggatgatttaaattaataaagtccacaagtggactgGTTCATCTTAAGGGATGACTTACATTTATTAAAGTCCACAACTAGACGGGCTCATCCCAAtggatattttaaattaatgaagtccacaagtggacgggttcatcccgAGGGATGACTTACATTTATtaaagtccacaagtggacgagttcatcctATGTGATGACTTACATTTATTAAGCCCACAAGTGGACGGGCTCATCCCAAGAGATGATTTATATCTATAgagtccacaagtggacaagGTTCATCCCAATGGGTGATTTAAATTAAtgaagtccataaatggacgggttcatcctaaGTGATGACTCACATTTATtaaagtccacaagtggacagGTTCATCCTATGGGATGACTTACATTTATTAAGCCCACAAGTGGATGGGCTCATCCCAAGTGATGATTTATATCTATAGAGTCCACAAGTGGACAGGGTTCATCCCAAAGGATGATTTGAACCCAtgaagtccacaagtggacgggttcatctcAGGGGAtaacttaaatttattaagtccacaggtggacgggttcatcccaaAGGATGATTTGAATTTATGAAGTCCACAGGTAGACGGGTTCATCCCAAGGGATGATTTGAATTATGAAGTCCACAGGTGGAAGGGTTCATCCCAAGGGATGACTTAAATTTATGAAGTCCACAAGATGACGGGTTTATCTCAGTGgatgatttaaatttattaagttCAAAGTAGATGGATATACTGCAAACATATATCGTCAgatatataatcaaaatacaaacgacaaatatcaaaatattaaaaaggtCCATAAAGGGAAAATTTCTACATGCAAAGCCAAGAAAGCAATAGGCAACggttgaattaaaaaaaatattgttctcCCAAAAGATCTTTACAtgtgaaaaaggaaaaattaaatcaaagtaaaaaagaaaaacatttctAATCCACGGGCTTCTCTCCATCCTTCCCTTCAGCCGTCTGGTCCCCCTCAAGTGGATGAGCTTCATCCCTAACGGATTTGGCTTGATCTTCACAAAGAGCAGTCTCCCTGTCACTTTGAGGGTCGACGGTGATGTCATCAGCAAACAACTTGTTGGTGCTTTTAGAGtagatgggttgggttggagtCTAGGCCTGAGCATCAATTGAAATATGGGACAGTTCCAGGTTTGAAAAAGATGCCTTGACTTGATACAAGCAATAGTCAAAGCCATCAACAAAAGAGCCACCGAGCTCTGTTAAAAGGGCGTCGGAGTCATGATACTCTTGTATCGCGTCTTCCTTAACCTGACGAAGCTGATCCTTGGCATATTGGATCTCTCCCTTCTAGTCCTCGAGGATTTTCCTTAGTACCTCCATCTGCTTCTCTGACTCACCCCGGAGTTGCTCCAATGCGACAAGCTTTTTCTCTTGGACCGTCTTCCAGGCCTTTAACTCCCCCAGCTCCACCTCCGTCGCCTTCGCCTTTGCCCTCACACGATCCAGCACCGTCTCCTGGGATAGGTAACAGTCCATCAAGCCCTTCATCATAAGTATCTcctgcaaaaataaaaaacaagggTTAGAAAAGTAAGGAGACAACTCGACGGGAGGAAGAAAGGGACGGATGTACCTGTGCAATGTTAAAAAGACCCGTCTTCCATAGCCTTGGTTGCATGGTTGCCTAAGTCCTCATAGTCATCATCTTTGATGATGGACCAAAGCTGCTCAAGTTCATATTGAGAGTCCTCACGGATGAGGACGGGGTGTTTTTCAGTGACGGGAACTTGACCCATCATAAGGCCTTTACCCTTCCCAGGACCTGGCAGAGGAGGCTTCTTTGCGTTAGGATTCACCCCGACAGCCGACCCTATCACAACCTTGGGTTTCTTGGGGAGACGATCGGTCTTCTCTGACGGTCAGTCTTCTCCGACAGTTTCCTCTTCATGGACGGGTTAATCGGACCTGTTCCCTTAGGAGGCAGGCTTCCCTCCTTTTTTCAGCACAGCAGCCTGTTGCTTGATGAAAGCCCTTCTCTTGCGATGGATTTACATCTGCGTGCCTGACTGTCGTAGCGACGAGCAACTGCGGTAGGTTCaggaccgtcacaataccaatggaTTGTATCCAAGGTAACAAGCTTCACCCACGTTCTCTCTTCCAATttaatcttaaagattttttttttccaaaaagctCCACTGCTCCAAGGTCACCTCTAGACAGTCTTGAGCAGCAAAAAGGGGATGGTTAGGCCAACAacgataaataataaaaaaaaaaatttagaccaGACGAACACCTACTAGATGGAGGCATTATGCCCTAAGTTTTGTCTACAGGCATGTACTCCTGATTGTCGGGGTGACACATCCAATTGTCACCCTGAATAAAGAAGTATCGGCTCTTCCAATTTTTGTTTGAATCAGAGGTGTCACACACTAGCTTAAGTACAGACTTCCTTGGTAGAAAATTGTACATACCCTTAGACTGGTTGATTTCAGATAGACGGTAGCAGTGGAAGAATTCCTCCACCATCATCCTACGCTCCCCATCAGACAAGACCCCATACAAAACTTTAGCGCCATGGAAGACTCTCTAGGCATTCGAAGAAATCTGGGTGACTGCCAACCCCAGGTATTGAAGTAGACGGCGGTGAAAAGCATTTACAGGGAATCTGAGTCCCGCCTTAAATATCTGCTCGTACACCCTAATGTCCTCGACACCCTGGTAATAGCccttttcaaatttgaaaggtAGATGAATTGGGATGCCGACGGGAATCTAGTATCTTTCCCTAAGGGTCTCAAAGTGTTTCTTCTTAACGCTAGAGTTGAAGTCATCTACCGTCCATATCAGGAGAATGATAACCTCTCTAAGGTCACCAGGGCCTACGACAAATTGGATAGGAGGATCAACGAAGTATACGTCTTCACTATTTGGATCCCCACCTGAACCACCCTCTGATCTGACCACGCCCAcgtccacgtccacgtccacgtccaTGTCCTTATCCTCCTCTGTAGAAAAAGAGTTGGCAGACGGAACCCTTTCATCATAAGAGGTATCGAGGTCATTGTGACCTGACGGATACACCTCATCGTAGCCCACTCCTTCGCGGACACATGATTGATCACTcgacgcctcactagacatctatCACCTACATGTGACGAATACACCCCTAAGACTCTATAGATCTACATATGTGACGGGCATGCAACATTTAAAGTGAATAGCAAAAAGTTTAGGAGAAAGATACTTTCAGTTGAACGTCGCAAAGGAAGGAAATGGAGAAAGCAGGGCAGACGGTCGCACCAAGCAACAAAGAAGACACAGCTGAAAAGCAAGTATACGGTAGCTCTTTGGCACTGGAAATTTGTTGTGGAAAGTAAACATGAAAGGGAgaagcaacatatatatatagagggaatgGCTCGGAAGATGAAGGGACGCTTCGGTTCAAGTGATTGACCACTAAAAACATGCCACGTGCCCCTACTGCACTAATGGCTCTAGGCTAGCTTGTCAATCAGAATGCATTTCCTAAAGGGTTGAGTTAGACCGTCACTCTACGGGTCTGTTCAAAAAATAAGGCGACGGACCCATAGAGTGAGGGGACTAAAGAGAATAAAATTAAGGTAGACA
This genomic interval carries:
- the LOC142620256 gene encoding uncharacterized protein LOC142620256, encoding MNRSLLKIIKTQLKGAKGIWLEELPSVLWAYRTTARTTTGETPFRLAYESEAVILVEVGLTRYRVENYDESRNDEAMCFRLDLVNEVRAAAEQRLARYQDLMAKHYNSKVRHRDFQVRDLVLRKVAGTIRNPAQGKLGPNWEGPYGIASWQMRGTYHLETLDGQKLHHPWNTEHLKKYYQ